A window of the Juglans microcarpa x Juglans regia isolate MS1-56 chromosome 5D, Jm3101_v1.0, whole genome shotgun sequence genome harbors these coding sequences:
- the LOC121266132 gene encoding LOW QUALITY PROTEIN: mediator of RNA polymerase II transcription subunit 19a-like (The sequence of the model RefSeq protein was modified relative to this genomic sequence to represent the inferred CDS: inserted 2 bases in 1 codon): MDLDGRKFGRGPRELGGAVDLINKYKLLLHHEFFCKRSLPLSISQTHYLHNVVVDTEIRKGEGMELDQAFPNISYLQKRNANIHPLNLDELRNAFLMREXTPVYLSVAEKGISTAGVKSNRDFRDKERKPKKNQDDDNKKYKGGKKHKHRHKGQE; encoded by the exons ATGGATCTTGATGGCAGAAAGTTTGGAAGG GGGCCGAGGGAACttggtggtgctgttgatctcataaataaatacaagCTTTTGCTTCATCATGAGTTCTTTTGCAAGAGGTCACTTCCTTTGTCAATCTCACAGACACACTATCTACACAATGTGGTGGTAGACACTGAGATCAGAAAAGGAGAAGGGATGGAATTGGATCAGGCTTTTCCAAATATTTCCTATTTGCAAAAGCGAAATGCAAATATACATCCTTTGAACTTGGACGAACTCAGGAATGCCTttctgatgagaga aactcCTGTCTACCTGTCTGTT GCTGAGAAGGGGATCTCAACTGCAGGGGTGAAGTCAAATAGAGACTTTAGAGATAAGGAGAGGAAGCCAAAAAAGAAtcaagatgatgacaacaagAAATATAAGGGTGGTAAGAAGCACAAACACCGTCACAAAGGACAAGAGTGA